One region of Mus musculus strain C57BL/6J chromosome 15, GRCm38.p6 C57BL/6J genomic DNA includes:
- the Gm35339 gene encoding WD repeat-containing protein 97 isoform X4: MEDRLIETGNLYSSEGDHLPLDVDIYDHDIYDIPDPGVLIEKNELGLLGGPQVPHLFTNSQRWQNMSLRRRARLLWLHLRAYLHDIVEKEKRAELRVARMTHGLEPLRHLEVEAGLCSVAQDPVGERFMVLDGEGYLHQHTKDGWEQAKLKPPVILNGLVTVPGPLGEIGRFVGWGPAGLSILGPDFHLLWLSKPRVNKSLDQEPFCCLPVPSLSLLIVAQMGGSLELWKFRSGGRCLVPCGSPLRPPPGLSGSFKCLALGLEPDHCSWHCFAAYGSAVLTFDLDDWALINVSQDLHKTIISDLDYCEEMDAMVTASRDSTVKVWEADWQIRMVFVGHTGPVTAMTVLPNSTLAVSASQDGTIRTWDLRAAAQVGEVTLGCWTEDIISEKVSHLLAPASPGWPVLSLCSKSIELWRVRTLYSPLAQLSAPVLHIQVAPVLPAPTDPSLPARLVCACADGSVHLVSATTGRTVSSLLLEPEDCAAGVAYCLSREALWVLTRSGHLVRANAARCPMVVVHRLRPPPPPAPQPCCLHLYSHLTDSRSAFACWEIVRQNQGDMLRSAIAWAWKNKNRFLPVMGHSDGTLSVLDWRTSVTVFHTEAHSPGPVTAIGSTWSSIVTSGGDLTVKMWRVFPYAEECLSLLQTFSCCHPVVMLCVLGKRITAGFEDPERATYGLVQFGLGDKMRCDHRPQDDPMDHITGEHGTEPRRSPCPHPQLLPNLSSALGLCCCPTLKIFACSSLDCTIRIWTRENHLLRLLQLDGPPQALAFASNYGDLVFSLGSRLHLVSYSTYLPTSYLVKKLCLKASDVISDPPLPLTSKKPLTSSQLQRLANLRGAASLSVALPFGYYKRSEPQQPVLKKDLETIIARDQDLQELIQGLVAPATRPPLTLKQRHKAFDNYLRLVYGSDLMDINPERESQQWGTSALSTEKESSDQESQPGPVMIVGQAAFSNDVQPVFPLSFPQPPGGAPGKRFARPPRVSLPIPPTYRRVHSRASQLLARSSLSCELGLGLDLQVQWDQFAVKAIDLDASIDYMKNRVPLLLQRKPAEPLSKLMGFFPATIKPYRVKFPGENVCVQSVLTGDQLLLHLQFLSRKTTLFLVSQAKLPICMLRTEATSPVWLLGAHGSEDAPW; encoded by the exons ATGGAGGACAGGctaatagaaacaggcaacctctatTCATCAGAGGGTGACCACTTACCTCTGGATGTAGACATTTATGATCATGACATCTATGATATCCCAGATCCTGGGGTGCTCATAGAAAAAAATG AACTGGGTCTGTTGGGGGGACCACAGGTCCCGCATCTCTTTACCAATAGTCAGAGATGGCAGAATATGTCACTGCGTCGCCGTGCCAGACTGCTGTGGCTACACCTACGTGCATACCTCCACGACATTGTAGAAAAG GAGAAGAGAGCAGAGCTGCGGGTCGCTCGCATGACACATGGGCTGGAGCCACTGCGTCACCTCGAGGTGGAAGCTGGACTGTGCTCAGTAGCGCAGGATCCAGTGGGTGAACGCTTCATGGTACTAGATGGTGAAGGTTACCTGCATCAGCATACGAAGGATGGCTGGGAGCAGGCAAAGTTGAAGCCTCCTGTCATACTTAACGGGCTTGTGACTGTGCCTGGCCCTCTGGGAGAGATAGGCCGCTTTGTCGGCTGGGGTCCAGCTGGACTAAGCATATTAGGGCCAGACTTCCACCTGCTCTGGCTAAGCAAGCCACGGGTGAACAAGTCACTGGACCAGGAACCTTTTTGCTGTTTACCAGTGCCCAGCCTGAGTCTGTTGATTGTGGCCCAGATGGGTGGCAGCCTGGAGCTCTGGAAGTTCCGTTCAGGTGGTCGCTGTCTGGTACCCTGTGGTTCACCTTTGCGGCCACCACCCGGCTTGTCTGGCTCGTTCAAGTGCCTGGCCCTAGGGCTGGAACCTGACCACTGCAGTTGGCATTGCTTTGCTGCCTATGGCTCGGCGGTGCTCACTTTTGATCTGGACGACTGGGCTCTCATAAATGTTAGCCAGGATCTGCATAAAAC CATCATCTCAGATCTGGATTACTGTGAGGAGATGGACGCCATGGTTACAGCTTCCCGGGATAGTACTGTGAAAGTGTGGGAGGCTGACTGGCAGATCCGGATGGTGTTTGTAGGACACACAG GTCCAGTGACAGCTATGACAGTGCTCCCAAATAGCACGCTGGCAGTGTCTGCCTCACAGGACGGGACAATTCGCACATGGGATCTGCGGGCCGCAGCTCAGGTAGGAGAGGTAACTCTCGGTTGCTGGACCGAAGACATAATCTCTGAGAAAGTGAGCCATTTGCTGGCTCCTGCAAGTCCTGGCTGGCCGGTGCTCTCTCTCTGCTCAAAAAGCATAGAGCTATGGCGTGTGCGTACCCTCTATTCACCATTAGCACAGCTCTCCGCACCAGTGCTCCATATACAGGTGGCGCCAGTGCTACCAGCGCCAACTGATCCATCTCTGCCTGCTCGCCTTGTATGCGCCTGCGCAGATGGATCGGTCCACCTGGTGTCTGCTACTACAGGACGAACTGTGAGTTCACTGCTGTTGGAACCGGAGGACTGTGCAGCTGGGGTGGCTTATTGTTTGTCTCGAGAAGCGTTGTGGGTGCTAACACGCTCAGGGCACCTAGTGCGCGCCAATGCCGCACGCTGCCCGATGGTGGTGGTACACCGCCTGCgtccacctccacctccagcgCCGCAGCCCTGCTGCCTGCACCTCTATAGCCATCTTACAGATTCTCGAAGTGCATTCGCTTGCTGGGAGATTGTGCGCCAGAATCAGGGTGACATGCTCCGCAGTGCCATTGCCTGGGCCTGGAAAAATAAGAATAG GTTTCTTCCGGTGATGGGGCACTCAGATGGCACACTGTCTGTGTTGGATTGGCGCACATCAGTAACAGTCtttcacacagaagcacacagccCAGGACCAGTGACTGCTATTGGGTCCACCTGGAGCAGCATTGTGACTTCAG GTGGAGACCTGACAGTAAAGATGTGGCGTGTATTCCCATACGCTGAGGAATGCCTGAGTCTGCTACAGACCTTTTCCTGTTGCCACCCGGTGGTGATGCTCTGTGTCCTGGGGAAGCGCATCACTGCAGGCTTTGAGGATCCAGAGCGTGCCACCTATGGCCTGGTGCAGTTTGGCCTGGGTGACAAAATGCGTTGTGACCACCGACCGCAGGATGACCCTATGGACCATATCACTGGTGAGCATGGAACGGAGCCAAGGAGAAGCCCGTGCCCTCACCCTCAACTGCTTCCTAATCTTAGTTCTGCCCTAGGTCTGTGCTGCTGCCCCACCCTTAAGATATTTGCCTGCTCCAGCCTGGATTGCACCATCCGAATATGGACCAGGGAGAACCACCTGCTGCG GCTCCTGCAGCTTGATGGTCCCCCTCAGGCCCTAGCCTTCGCCAGCAACTATGGAGACCTGGTTTTCTCACTAGGCTCCCGCCTCCACCTGGTGTCCTATTCGACCTACTTACCTACATCCTATCTAGTTAAG AAATTGTGTCTGAAGGCCTCTGATGTGATCAGTGACCCACCACTGCCACTCACCAGCAAGAAGCCACTGACTTCCAGCCAGTTGCAGAGGCTTGCCAATCTACGCGGAGCAGCGAGCCTCAG CGTGGCCTTGCCCTTCGGCTATTACAAGAGATCAGAACCTCAGCAGCCAGTGTTGAAAAAG GACTTGGAGACTATCATAGCCCGGGATCAAGACCTTCAAGAACTGATACAAGGACTGGTGGCCCCAGCAACTCGGCCCCCACTAACCTTGAAGCAGCGCCACAAAGCCTTCGACAATTACTTACGTTTGGTCTATGGGTCTGACCTGATG GACATAAACCCGGAAAGGGAATCCCAGCAGTGGGGCACTTCAGCCCTTTCCACAGAGAAGGAGTCATCGGACCAGGAGAGCCAGCCTGGACCTGTCATGATTGTCGGGCAGGCTGCATTTAGCAATGATGTTCAGCCAGTGTTCCCACTCTCATTCCCCCAACCCCCGGGGGGAGCTCCAGGAAAGCGCTTTGCCCGCCCTCCCCGAGTCTCCTTGCCCATTCCACCCACCTACCGGAGGGTGCATAGCCGGGCATCCCAG CTTCTAGCACGTTCCTCCCTGAGCTGTGAGCTGGGCCTTGGCTTGGACCTACAGGTGCAATGGGATCAGTTTGCAGTCAAGGCCATAGACCTGGACGCATCAATCGACTACATGAAGAATAGG GTTCCACTGTTGCTGCAAAGAAAGCCCGCAGAGCCTCTCTCAAAGCTCATGGGCTTCTTTCCTGCTACCATAAAGCCCTACAGG GTTAAGTTCCCTGGAGAGAATGTGTGCGTGCAGTCAGTGCTCACCGGGGACCAGCTACTTCTTCATTTACAGTTCCTATCCCGCAAGACTACCCTCTTCCTAGTTTCCCAAGCTAAACTGCCCATTTGCATGTTGAGAACAGAGGCTACCAGTCCAGTCTGGCTTCTGGGGGCCCATGGTTCTGAAGACGCTCCCTGGTAA
- the Gm35339 gene encoding WD repeat-containing protein 97 isoform X1, with the protein MEDRLIETGNLYSSEGDHLPLDVDIYDHDIYDIPDPGVLIEKNELGLLGGPQVPHLFTNSQRWQNMSLRRRARLLWLHLRAYLHDIVEKEKRAELRVARMTHGLEPLRHLEVEAGLCSVAQDPVGERFMVLDGEGYLHQHTKDGWEQAKLKPPVILNGLVTVPGPLGEIGRFVGWGPAGLSILGPDFHLLWLSKPRVNKSLDQEPFCCLPVPSLSLLIVAQMGGSLELWKFRSGGRCLVPCGSPLRPPPGLSGSFKCLALGLEPDHCSWHCFAAYGSAVLTFDLDDWALINVSQDLHKTIISDLDYCEEMDAMVTASRDSTVKVWEADWQIRMVFVGHTGPVTAMTVLPNSTLAVSASQDGTIRTWDLRAAAQVGEVTLGCWTEDIISEKVSHLLAPASPGWPVLSLCSKSIELWRVRTLYSPLAQLSAPVLHIQVAPVLPAPTDPSLPARLVCACADGSVHLVSATTGRTVSSLLLEPEDCAAGVAYCLSREALWVLTRSGHLVRANAARCPMVVVHRLRPPPPPAPQPCCLHLYSHLTDSRSAFACWEIVRQNQGDMLRSAIAWAWKNKNRFLPVMGHSDGTLSVLDWRTSVTVFHTEAHSPGPVTAIGSTWSSIVTSGGDLTVKMWRVFPYAEECLSLLQTFSCCHPVVMLCVLGKRITAGFEDPERATYGLVQFGLGDKMRCDHRPQDDPMDHITGEHGTEPRRSPCPHPQLLPNLSSALGLCCCPTLKIFACSSLDCTIRIWTRENHLLRLLQLDGPPQALAFASNYGDLVFSLGSRLHLVSYSTYLPTSYLVKKLCLKASDVISDPPLPLTSKKPLTSSQLQRLANLRGAASLSVALPFGYYKRSEPQQPVLKKDLETIIARDQDLQELIQGLVAPATRPPLTLKQRHKAFDNYLRLVYGSDLMDINPERESQQWGTSALSTEKESSDQESQPGPVMIVGQAAFSNDVQPVFPLSFPQPPGGAPGKRFARPPRVSLPIPPTYRRVHSRASQLLARSSLSCELGLGLDLQVQWDQFAVKAIDLDASIDYMKNRVPLLLQRKPAEPLSKLMGFFPATIKPYRLRSRPIKFPGCVPNSVVLRQMWLQAEVSGLGSLAELSSQSRTKAESEDEQWSRRRKHSSLRWRNKLFGLLRLTRRKGGEEEEEERRKEEEVFERDLIPSSQTSATEPEHWKPDTDSATDLISKLCNEASKTKGYSQPLQFGRSFLEERYGHLPKFLHYFVVQNWFKKLFPIFTLEAYPEMGTIEGLASMFLDFLLKASWADRVNILNSLLRLLPDITGNLRIRLQAKLLYLLNQDDPPKLQDPTQKEFVMIALQLLLACNLDVLEVVLEIISYYLYSPISCRQELKKLLEGLGLHDPEGVLFKEIMTWVEDLKVESKATIRIQCQQKLEDIYLQADTLEQSTVSIFVEPSRQVSQTSLISGGSLPAMSTSWTFSRASEMSLVPSPVEPIESMEQVTSIVSIPELQMASSQAHMRIQKTKRVLADMLQTFGLEDSEYPFKFDVPRRESPLAQTLWARSQIVDLFHMDMLNLFCEKRRVQQQRSSMGEEKEEEGKEEEEEEEEEEEEEEEEEEEEHLPVSLLRRHQLRPNAVLRPRRERWLYPILRLQEAKAPDFGVFLRSHKMQSRELTTDGSLRVLKLPLPRVDLQPFPPGWPTPPRALPPLLLQPSLQRYFLLQDTYPGAFS; encoded by the exons ATGGAGGACAGGctaatagaaacaggcaacctctatTCATCAGAGGGTGACCACTTACCTCTGGATGTAGACATTTATGATCATGACATCTATGATATCCCAGATCCTGGGGTGCTCATAGAAAAAAATG AACTGGGTCTGTTGGGGGGACCACAGGTCCCGCATCTCTTTACCAATAGTCAGAGATGGCAGAATATGTCACTGCGTCGCCGTGCCAGACTGCTGTGGCTACACCTACGTGCATACCTCCACGACATTGTAGAAAAG GAGAAGAGAGCAGAGCTGCGGGTCGCTCGCATGACACATGGGCTGGAGCCACTGCGTCACCTCGAGGTGGAAGCTGGACTGTGCTCAGTAGCGCAGGATCCAGTGGGTGAACGCTTCATGGTACTAGATGGTGAAGGTTACCTGCATCAGCATACGAAGGATGGCTGGGAGCAGGCAAAGTTGAAGCCTCCTGTCATACTTAACGGGCTTGTGACTGTGCCTGGCCCTCTGGGAGAGATAGGCCGCTTTGTCGGCTGGGGTCCAGCTGGACTAAGCATATTAGGGCCAGACTTCCACCTGCTCTGGCTAAGCAAGCCACGGGTGAACAAGTCACTGGACCAGGAACCTTTTTGCTGTTTACCAGTGCCCAGCCTGAGTCTGTTGATTGTGGCCCAGATGGGTGGCAGCCTGGAGCTCTGGAAGTTCCGTTCAGGTGGTCGCTGTCTGGTACCCTGTGGTTCACCTTTGCGGCCACCACCCGGCTTGTCTGGCTCGTTCAAGTGCCTGGCCCTAGGGCTGGAACCTGACCACTGCAGTTGGCATTGCTTTGCTGCCTATGGCTCGGCGGTGCTCACTTTTGATCTGGACGACTGGGCTCTCATAAATGTTAGCCAGGATCTGCATAAAAC CATCATCTCAGATCTGGATTACTGTGAGGAGATGGACGCCATGGTTACAGCTTCCCGGGATAGTACTGTGAAAGTGTGGGAGGCTGACTGGCAGATCCGGATGGTGTTTGTAGGACACACAG GTCCAGTGACAGCTATGACAGTGCTCCCAAATAGCACGCTGGCAGTGTCTGCCTCACAGGACGGGACAATTCGCACATGGGATCTGCGGGCCGCAGCTCAGGTAGGAGAGGTAACTCTCGGTTGCTGGACCGAAGACATAATCTCTGAGAAAGTGAGCCATTTGCTGGCTCCTGCAAGTCCTGGCTGGCCGGTGCTCTCTCTCTGCTCAAAAAGCATAGAGCTATGGCGTGTGCGTACCCTCTATTCACCATTAGCACAGCTCTCCGCACCAGTGCTCCATATACAGGTGGCGCCAGTGCTACCAGCGCCAACTGATCCATCTCTGCCTGCTCGCCTTGTATGCGCCTGCGCAGATGGATCGGTCCACCTGGTGTCTGCTACTACAGGACGAACTGTGAGTTCACTGCTGTTGGAACCGGAGGACTGTGCAGCTGGGGTGGCTTATTGTTTGTCTCGAGAAGCGTTGTGGGTGCTAACACGCTCAGGGCACCTAGTGCGCGCCAATGCCGCACGCTGCCCGATGGTGGTGGTACACCGCCTGCgtccacctccacctccagcgCCGCAGCCCTGCTGCCTGCACCTCTATAGCCATCTTACAGATTCTCGAAGTGCATTCGCTTGCTGGGAGATTGTGCGCCAGAATCAGGGTGACATGCTCCGCAGTGCCATTGCCTGGGCCTGGAAAAATAAGAATAG GTTTCTTCCGGTGATGGGGCACTCAGATGGCACACTGTCTGTGTTGGATTGGCGCACATCAGTAACAGTCtttcacacagaagcacacagccCAGGACCAGTGACTGCTATTGGGTCCACCTGGAGCAGCATTGTGACTTCAG GTGGAGACCTGACAGTAAAGATGTGGCGTGTATTCCCATACGCTGAGGAATGCCTGAGTCTGCTACAGACCTTTTCCTGTTGCCACCCGGTGGTGATGCTCTGTGTCCTGGGGAAGCGCATCACTGCAGGCTTTGAGGATCCAGAGCGTGCCACCTATGGCCTGGTGCAGTTTGGCCTGGGTGACAAAATGCGTTGTGACCACCGACCGCAGGATGACCCTATGGACCATATCACTGGTGAGCATGGAACGGAGCCAAGGAGAAGCCCGTGCCCTCACCCTCAACTGCTTCCTAATCTTAGTTCTGCCCTAGGTCTGTGCTGCTGCCCCACCCTTAAGATATTTGCCTGCTCCAGCCTGGATTGCACCATCCGAATATGGACCAGGGAGAACCACCTGCTGCG GCTCCTGCAGCTTGATGGTCCCCCTCAGGCCCTAGCCTTCGCCAGCAACTATGGAGACCTGGTTTTCTCACTAGGCTCCCGCCTCCACCTGGTGTCCTATTCGACCTACTTACCTACATCCTATCTAGTTAAG AAATTGTGTCTGAAGGCCTCTGATGTGATCAGTGACCCACCACTGCCACTCACCAGCAAGAAGCCACTGACTTCCAGCCAGTTGCAGAGGCTTGCCAATCTACGCGGAGCAGCGAGCCTCAG CGTGGCCTTGCCCTTCGGCTATTACAAGAGATCAGAACCTCAGCAGCCAGTGTTGAAAAAG GACTTGGAGACTATCATAGCCCGGGATCAAGACCTTCAAGAACTGATACAAGGACTGGTGGCCCCAGCAACTCGGCCCCCACTAACCTTGAAGCAGCGCCACAAAGCCTTCGACAATTACTTACGTTTGGTCTATGGGTCTGACCTGATG GACATAAACCCGGAAAGGGAATCCCAGCAGTGGGGCACTTCAGCCCTTTCCACAGAGAAGGAGTCATCGGACCAGGAGAGCCAGCCTGGACCTGTCATGATTGTCGGGCAGGCTGCATTTAGCAATGATGTTCAGCCAGTGTTCCCACTCTCATTCCCCCAACCCCCGGGGGGAGCTCCAGGAAAGCGCTTTGCCCGCCCTCCCCGAGTCTCCTTGCCCATTCCACCCACCTACCGGAGGGTGCATAGCCGGGCATCCCAG CTTCTAGCACGTTCCTCCCTGAGCTGTGAGCTGGGCCTTGGCTTGGACCTACAGGTGCAATGGGATCAGTTTGCAGTCAAGGCCATAGACCTGGACGCATCAATCGACTACATGAAGAATAGG GTTCCACTGTTGCTGCAAAGAAAGCCCGCAGAGCCTCTCTCAAAGCTCATGGGCTTCTTTCCTGCTACCATAAAGCCCTACAGG CTCCGTTCTCGGCCCATCAAGTTTCCCGGCTGCGTCCCCAACTCTGTGGTACTGCGGCAAATGTGGTTGCAAGCAGAGGTCAGCGGTCTTGGCTCCCTAGCAGAGCTTTCTAGCCAGAGCAGAACCAAG GCAGAAAGTGAAGATGAGCAGTGGTCAAGGCGCCGAAAGCATTCTTCTCTCAGGTGGCGAAATAAACTATTCGGTTTGCTCCGACTGACAAGGAGGAAAggcggggaggaggaagaggaggagagaagaaaggaagaggaagtgtTTGAGAGAGACTTGATCCCCTCTTCCCAAACTTCGGCGACAGAGCCAGAACACTGGAAGCCAGACACAGAC AGTGCCACAGATTTGATCTCAAAACTTTGCAATGAAGCCTCTAAGACTAAGGGCTACTCTCAGCCCCTCCAATTTGGACGCTCATTCTTGGAAGAACGCTATGGGCATTTGCCAAAGTTCCTGCATTATTTTGTGGTCCAGAACTGGTTCAAAAAACTGTTCCCTATCTTTACCCTGGAG GCCTATCCAGAGATGGGCACAATAGAGGGCTTGGCTTCCATGTTTTTGGACTTCCTGTTAAAAGCTTCCTGGGCGGACAGAGTGAACATTCTAAATTCCCTGCTGAGGTTGTTGCCTGACATCACGGGTAACCTCCGAATCCGGTTGCAGGCCAAACTCTTGTACTTGCTCAACCAGGATGATCCGCCCAAGCTCCAG GACCCGACGCAGAAGGAGTTTGTGATGATAGCACTGCAGCTGCTCCTGGCCTGCAACCTGGACGTCCTTGAAGTAGTGCTGGAAATTATCTCCTACTACCTGTATTCTCCAATCAGTTGCCG gcaggagctcaagaagctgCTGGAGGGGTTGGGGCTCCACGACCCAGAAGGTGTGCTGTTCAAGGAAATTATGACCTGGGTTGAGGACTTGAAAGTTGAATCCAAGGCCACCATACGCATCCAGTGTCAACAGAAGCTTGAAGACATTTATCTCCAG GCGGATACCTTGGAGCAGTCCACAGTCAGTATATTTGTGGAGCCTTCCAGGCAGGTCTCACAAACCTCCCTCATTTCTGGGGGAAGCTTGCCTGCCATGAGCACCTCTTGGACATTCTCACGAGCATCAGAAATGTCACTCGTGCCTTCACCCGTGGAGCCTATAGAGTCTATGGAGCAGGTGACGTCTATTGTATCCATCCCAGAACTCCAGATGGCAAGCTCACAGGCACATATGCGTATCCAGAAAACCAAAAGGGTACTTGCCGATATGCTGCAGACCTTCGGTCTGGAGGACTCCGAGTATCCATTTAAGTTTGATGTACCAAGAAGAGAGTCACCACTGGCGCAGACATTATGGGCACGCTCTCAGATAGTAGATCTGTTTCATATGGATATGCTTAATCTCTTCTGTGAGAAGCGGCGGGTACAGCAGCAGAGATCATCgatgggagaggagaaggaggaggaggggaaggaggaggaggaagaggaggaggaggaggaggaggaggaggaggaggaggaggaagaggagcattTACCTGTCTCACTCCTACGACGCCACCAGCTAAGGCCCAATGCTGTGCTGCGGCCGCGCCGGGAACGCTG GCTCTATCCAATCCTCCGTCTTCAGGAGGCCAAGGCACCAGACTTTGGTGTGTTTCTCAGGA GTCACAAGATGCAGAGCAGGGAGCTGACTACTGATGGTTCTCTCCGAGTGCTGAAGCTGCCACTGCCAAGAGTGGACTTGCAGCCCTTCCCCCCAGGCTGGCCCACACCCCCACGGGCACTGCCCCCGCTCCTCCTTCAGCCTTCACTTCAACGCTACTTTCTGCTCCAAGATACATACCCTGGTGCCTTCAGTTGA